A DNA window from Mariprofundus aestuarium contains the following coding sequences:
- a CDS encoding phosphatase PAP2 family protein, with product MSSVAPMQAVTDSHTLFRLINDAHSPVGDLFFGIVSGLGDGLVIALLASLLMLFRLRLGMVALIGYLASGLIAQIFKRLFDMPRPPAVLENVHVLGSAFTSHSFPSGHATSDGVLVLIPFLLWSLKDWRSWSVAGLFVLAAIGRVYGGVHFPIDVVAGLTIGITTTWLLWLWSEKWPVEQWLKSAWSWKIPAMIVIGEAAALGLGYKMQPSTAQSLALVLPVAALIILMRSWKERS from the coding sequence ATGAGTAGTGTCGCTCCCATGCAGGCTGTGACCGACTCCCATACCCTTTTTCGACTGATCAACGATGCTCATTCTCCCGTGGGTGACCTCTTTTTCGGCATTGTAAGTGGACTCGGGGATGGATTGGTGATCGCGCTGCTTGCCTCGCTTTTGATGCTGTTTCGCCTGCGTCTTGGCATGGTCGCCCTGATTGGCTATCTCGCATCCGGGCTGATTGCCCAGATCTTCAAACGCCTTTTTGATATGCCGCGTCCTCCTGCAGTGCTGGAGAATGTACATGTGCTGGGGTCCGCATTCACCTCTCACAGCTTTCCCTCCGGGCACGCCACCTCTGATGGCGTGCTTGTACTGATTCCTTTCCTTTTATGGTCACTTAAAGACTGGCGCAGCTGGTCTGTTGCAGGACTGTTCGTGCTTGCTGCCATCGGTCGCGTTTACGGTGGCGTTCATTTTCCGATCGATGTGGTGGCGGGGCTAACTATTGGCATCACAACAACCTGGCTGCTCTGGCTCTGGTCGGAGAAGTGGCCGGTTGAGCAGTGGCTGAAGTCGGCATGGTCGTGGAAGATTCCGGCTATGATTGTAATCGGCGAAGCGGCGGCATTGGGGCTGGGTTATAAGATGCAGCCCTCAACTGCGCAATCGCTGGCGCTGGTGCTGCCAGTGGCTGCACTGATTATTTTGATGCGCAGCTGGAAGGAGCGCTCATGA
- a CDS encoding DNA polymerase III subunit chi, whose protein sequence is MSVDMQVHFELLEKPDRVEGIARLLLRRGRLTPHMLVLCPDAGFAAQLHERLWTVHPESFLANGIAGADSQANAMQPILLSTDIVRDNSPEVLINGGLEIPTDISGFAHLVDFVDGWDESLKQAARERFRTYRQMGLDPKYLGVKS, encoded by the coding sequence ATGAGTGTTGATATGCAGGTGCATTTCGAACTGCTGGAGAAGCCCGACCGGGTCGAGGGGATCGCTCGCCTGCTGCTTCGGCGCGGACGACTTACGCCGCATATGCTCGTGCTCTGCCCCGATGCTGGTTTTGCTGCCCAACTGCATGAGCGGCTGTGGACGGTGCATCCCGAATCATTTCTGGCCAACGGTATTGCCGGTGCCGATAGCCAGGCCAATGCGATGCAGCCTATCCTTCTATCCACCGATATCGTACGTGATAACAGCCCTGAAGTGCTGATTAATGGTGGCCTTGAGATTCCAACCGACATCTCAGGGTTTGCCCATCTGGTTGATTTTGTCGATGGCTGGGATGAGTCTCTGAAACAGGCGGCACGGGAGCGATTCCGTACCTACCGGCAGATGGGACTGGATCCAAAATATCTGGGGGTGAAGTCATGA
- a CDS encoding PilZ domain-containing protein has protein sequence MSESEHDTERREYHRHPVDVPIQIFPQKEPVERVPLHDLSEGGLAFHTNVYIEKDAVLKVRIPFIKPRLEALCVVCWRRVSKGAGLFEVGVKFLSEEASFRVKMVEQVCSIKNYQLQQAQKGRNLTFEEAAIEWVDRFAEGFGSS, from the coding sequence ATGAGTGAATCAGAGCACGATACTGAACGCAGGGAATACCATCGCCATCCGGTGGATGTGCCGATTCAGATATTTCCCCAGAAAGAGCCGGTCGAACGCGTGCCATTGCATGACCTGAGTGAGGGCGGTCTTGCCTTTCATACCAATGTTTATATTGAGAAGGATGCAGTGCTTAAGGTTAGGATTCCCTTTATTAAGCCCCGGCTCGAAGCGCTCTGCGTTGTCTGCTGGCGTCGGGTATCCAAGGGTGCCGGCTTGTTTGAAGTCGGTGTGAAGTTTCTCAGCGAGGAGGCCTCATTCCGGGTCAAGATGGTAGAGCAGGTCTGCAGTATCAAGAACTACCAGCTACAGCAGGCGCAGAAGGGGCGTAACCTCACATTCGAGGAGGCTGCAATCGAGTGGGTTGACCGTTTTGCCGAGGGTTTTGGAAGCTCCTGA
- a CDS encoding DUF2461 domain-containing protein: MSHFSAATFSFLEALAENNNRDWFADNKQQYEDLVRTPALEFIEAVGERLPEISPNFRADARKMGGSLMRVYRDSRFSKDKTPYKTNIGIQFRHEAGKDVHAPGYYLHISAADCFIGVGTWHPPADALFKIRDLMANDPDLWLAARDDAQFSRWFRLAGDSLKTAPRGFDKTHPVIEDIKRKDFIGLSDIAPALIEQEELAEIACDYFAAGRSLMRFLCKAQRVPF, encoded by the coding sequence ATGAGTCATTTTTCTGCTGCCACATTCTCTTTTCTCGAAGCGTTGGCTGAGAACAACAATCGCGACTGGTTTGCCGACAATAAACAGCAGTACGAAGACCTGGTACGTACTCCGGCTCTCGAATTTATCGAAGCGGTAGGGGAGCGGTTGCCAGAGATTTCCCCCAATTTTAGAGCCGATGCCCGCAAGATGGGTGGCTCGCTGATGCGTGTTTATCGTGACAGCCGCTTCTCCAAAGACAAAACACCCTACAAAACCAACATCGGCATCCAGTTTCGCCATGAAGCGGGCAAGGATGTACACGCGCCGGGTTATTATCTTCATATCAGCGCTGCTGATTGTTTTATCGGCGTTGGCACATGGCATCCGCCAGCCGATGCCCTGTTCAAAATCCGTGATTTGATGGCCAATGATCCCGATCTCTGGCTGGCAGCACGAGATGATGCCCAGTTCAGCCGCTGGTTCCGGCTGGCCGGTGATAGCCTCAAAACTGCACCGCGCGGTTTTGATAAGACCCATCCGGTGATCGAAGATATTAAACGCAAGGATTTCATCGGCCTTAGCGATATTGCTCCGGCCCTGATCGAGCAGGAAGAACTCGCTGAAATCGCCTGCGACTATTTTGCAGCAGGCCGCTCATTGATGCGGTTCCTATGCAAAGCCCAGCGCGTTCCATTTTAG
- a CDS encoding valine--tRNA ligase produces the protein MSQHELAKIYDPQAVEPAINEQWLSSDAFRPKADGDDAYCIVIPPPNVTGSLHMGHAFTFTIQDMLIRWQRMKGKSVLWQPGTDHAGIATQMVVERILDKEGVHRRDLGRERFLDRVWEWKEESGGTIVSQLKRLGASCDWSRERFTLDEGLSDAVREVFVRLYEEGLIYRGKRLVNWDPVLETAVSDLEVEHEEEQGHFWHIQYPHADDPSKHVIVATTRPETMLGDGAVAVHPSDERYKDLIGKQLILPLCNRTIPVIADEYVDPEFGTGCVKITPAHDFNDYDVGKRHNLPLLNIFTNRAHIAEEDFIPEQYHGLDRYEARERMVADLEAEGLLYKIEDHQHKVGRGDRSHAVIEPYLTDQWYVDIKPLAEPAIKAVEDGDIKFVPQHWEKTYFEWMRNIQDWCISRQLWWGHRIPAWYCSDCDHISVSRETVECCGGCGSKNIRQDEDVLDTWFSSGLWPFSTLGWPEKTKEMEDFYSTNVLVTGFDIIFFWVARMIMMGMKFTGKVPFKDIYIHALIRDAQGQKMSKSKGNVIDPLAIIADFGADALRFTLAHMATPGRDVKLDIKRIESNRNFMNKIWNAARFVFMNRGDAKPDASIEPTLDVNRWILSELDACAVDVEKALTDYRFNEAAGTLYNFIWGSYCDWYVEAAKVALYGDDEAAKAETQVVMLTALDGWLRLLHPICPFITETLFQELHGADARLVTDDWTQSYATDAQAVSRINRVMDVVSAIRSVRGEMNVAPGKRIDAIIACGPEVQADLLAEKKLLMSLARLESVAWQDADTEVDGAAVAPLVGAKVYLPLAGLINVDEETARLNKNIARLNKDITMNEGKLANPKFCGSAPEAVVAKVRSDLEEAKAKREEMSAAIKRLSTL, from the coding sequence ATGAGCCAGCACGAGCTTGCTAAAATTTATGACCCGCAGGCAGTTGAACCTGCCATTAACGAACAGTGGCTGAGTTCGGATGCATTCCGTCCGAAAGCTGATGGCGACGATGCATACTGCATCGTGATTCCTCCACCGAATGTGACCGGCAGTCTGCACATGGGCCATGCATTCACCTTTACTATTCAGGATATGCTGATTCGCTGGCAGCGGATGAAAGGTAAATCAGTACTTTGGCAGCCGGGTACCGACCATGCCGGCATTGCAACGCAGATGGTGGTTGAGCGTATTCTTGATAAAGAGGGGGTTCATCGCCGGGATTTGGGCCGTGAGCGTTTTCTTGATCGTGTTTGGGAGTGGAAAGAGGAGTCAGGCGGCACAATTGTCTCACAGCTTAAACGCCTTGGTGCTTCGTGTGACTGGAGCCGTGAGCGTTTCACCCTTGATGAAGGGCTCTCTGATGCCGTTCGTGAAGTCTTTGTCCGTCTCTATGAAGAGGGATTGATCTATCGCGGTAAACGTCTGGTTAACTGGGACCCGGTACTTGAGACCGCCGTTTCCGATCTTGAGGTTGAACACGAAGAGGAGCAGGGCCATTTCTGGCATATCCAGTATCCGCATGCCGATGACCCATCCAAACATGTGATTGTTGCTACCACACGCCCTGAAACCATGCTGGGCGATGGTGCGGTTGCGGTTCACCCTTCTGATGAGCGTTATAAGGATCTGATTGGTAAGCAGCTCATCCTGCCACTCTGCAATCGTACGATTCCGGTGATTGCCGATGAGTATGTTGATCCCGAATTTGGCACAGGCTGTGTGAAAATTACACCTGCACACGATTTTAACGATTACGATGTCGGTAAGCGCCATAACCTTCCACTGCTGAATATCTTCACCAACCGTGCCCATATTGCTGAGGAAGATTTCATCCCTGAACAGTATCACGGCCTGGATCGATATGAGGCGCGTGAGCGTATGGTCGCCGATCTGGAAGCTGAAGGGCTGCTTTATAAGATCGAAGATCATCAGCATAAAGTGGGTCGCGGTGACCGTTCACATGCAGTGATCGAGCCTTACCTGACCGATCAGTGGTATGTGGACATCAAACCACTGGCTGAGCCTGCCATTAAGGCAGTGGAAGATGGCGATATCAAGTTTGTGCCGCAGCATTGGGAAAAAACCTATTTTGAATGGATGCGAAATATTCAGGACTGGTGCATCTCCCGTCAGCTCTGGTGGGGTCATCGTATTCCTGCCTGGTACTGCAGTGATTGCGACCATATCTCGGTAAGCCGTGAAACCGTGGAGTGCTGTGGCGGATGTGGCTCCAAAAACATCCGTCAGGATGAGGATGTGCTCGACACATGGTTCTCTTCAGGTCTGTGGCCATTCTCAACCCTTGGCTGGCCTGAGAAGACCAAAGAGATGGAAGATTTCTACTCCACCAACGTACTGGTCACCGGTTTTGATATCATCTTCTTCTGGGTTGCCCGCATGATCATGATGGGCATGAAATTCACCGGTAAGGTTCCCTTTAAAGATATCTATATTCATGCGCTGATTCGTGATGCGCAGGGGCAGAAGATGTCCAAGTCCAAGGGCAATGTGATTGACCCTTTGGCTATTATTGCTGATTTCGGTGCCGATGCCCTGCGCTTTACTCTGGCGCATATGGCGACACCGGGTCGCGATGTGAAACTGGATATCAAGCGCATCGAATCCAACCGTAACTTCATGAACAAGATCTGGAATGCGGCGCGTTTTGTCTTTATGAACCGAGGCGACGCCAAACCGGATGCTTCGATTGAGCCGACACTGGATGTGAACCGCTGGATTCTCAGTGAGTTGGATGCTTGTGCAGTTGATGTTGAGAAGGCACTGACTGACTACCGCTTTAATGAGGCGGCTGGCACTCTGTACAACTTCATCTGGGGCAGCTACTGCGACTGGTATGTGGAAGCGGCCAAGGTGGCACTCTACGGGGATGATGAGGCTGCAAAAGCTGAAACCCAAGTCGTTATGCTGACAGCACTTGATGGCTGGTTGCGTCTGCTGCATCCAATCTGCCCATTCATCACTGAAACCCTGTTCCAGGAGCTGCATGGTGCTGATGCGAGATTGGTGACAGATGATTGGACTCAGAGTTATGCGACTGATGCACAGGCCGTATCACGCATCAATCGTGTGATGGATGTGGTCTCTGCGATTCGTTCGGTACGCGGTGAGATGAATGTAGCTCCGGGTAAACGCATTGATGCAATCATTGCCTGTGGTCCTGAGGTTCAGGCGGATCTACTCGCCGAGAAGAAGCTGCTTATGAGTCTGGCCAGACTTGAGTCAGTTGCATGGCAGGATGCTGATACAGAGGTGGATGGTGCTGCCGTGGCTCCATTGGTTGGTGCCAAGGTCTATCTGCCGCTGGCAGGCCTAATCAATGTTGATGAGGAGACCGCACGCCTTAACAAGAACATCGCCAGGCTCAATAAGGATATTACGATGAACGAAGGCAAACTTGCCAATCCGAAGTTCTGCGGCAGTGCACCGGAGGCCGTTGTGGCCAAGGTTCGCAGCGACCTTGAAGAGGCCAAAGCCAAACGTGAAGAGATGTCGGCTGCGATCAAACGTTTGAGTACGCTCTGA
- a CDS encoding sensor histidine kinase, with product MRLFWKVFLLLLATLVLTAAISGWLSQKWLEENRSIELQMAALAAPAETAAALYRDGGLEAYRQWQRHTLRRDQHIHGRLLDKQGNNLHMRSLPPELQELSQQVIKQQGKIEVVNPPLLAVALPVSYQGETYYWAAFTRLQPESIQHSVRQSLVVRLTVALLAIALISWLLTRMFTRPIRILQKTTEQLGAGSLNARTDPYVASRKDELGALACSIDKMAVQLESLISSHKQLLRDISHELRSPLARLHVGLELARSAAGKSAQEELNRIEKEANLLNELISEVLTLARIEQGAVEIQRQPLQLDEIVDEIVADAAFEAEAQDKTIRITEQVACRISGDHLWISRALDNVIRNAIRHTPVGSGVEVSLTRSGEQIKIEVRDFGSGADEAILAKLFEPFVRGSEARERHSGSSGYGLGLAIARDAIELHDGDISAANHKESGLIITIALPCLDQ from the coding sequence ATGCGTCTGTTCTGGAAGGTATTCCTGTTGCTGTTGGCAACATTGGTTTTGACAGCTGCCATTTCCGGCTGGCTAAGCCAGAAATGGCTGGAGGAGAACCGTTCAATCGAACTGCAGATGGCAGCACTGGCAGCGCCAGCTGAAACGGCTGCAGCCCTCTACCGCGATGGAGGCCTCGAAGCCTACCGTCAGTGGCAACGCCATACCTTGAGAAGAGACCAGCACATTCATGGGCGTCTGCTTGATAAACAGGGTAACAACCTCCATATGCGATCGCTGCCTCCCGAACTGCAGGAACTTTCCCAACAGGTCATCAAGCAGCAGGGGAAAATCGAAGTGGTAAACCCGCCTCTGTTGGCCGTTGCACTGCCTGTGAGCTATCAGGGAGAAACCTATTACTGGGCTGCGTTCACGCGCCTGCAACCTGAAAGCATACAACACAGCGTCAGGCAATCCCTTGTTGTGCGACTTACCGTTGCGCTGCTTGCCATCGCGCTGATCAGCTGGCTGCTGACACGCATGTTTACCCGCCCGATCCGCATACTTCAGAAAACCACCGAACAGCTCGGTGCGGGCTCGCTAAATGCACGAACAGACCCATACGTGGCATCCCGCAAAGATGAGCTGGGTGCGTTGGCATGCAGCATCGATAAAATGGCCGTGCAGCTGGAATCCCTGATCAGTAGCCACAAACAGCTGCTGCGCGATATCTCCCATGAGCTACGTTCACCCCTAGCGCGACTGCATGTAGGGCTTGAACTGGCGAGGAGTGCCGCTGGAAAGAGTGCTCAGGAAGAGCTTAACCGCATTGAAAAAGAGGCAAACCTGCTCAATGAACTGATTAGCGAGGTGTTGACGCTGGCCCGAATCGAACAGGGCGCGGTTGAGATTCAGCGCCAGCCACTGCAGCTGGACGAAATCGTGGATGAGATTGTTGCAGATGCGGCATTCGAAGCCGAAGCGCAAGACAAAACCATTAGAATAACTGAACAAGTGGCCTGCCGGATTTCAGGCGATCATTTATGGATCTCTCGCGCGCTGGACAATGTCATCCGCAATGCGATCAGGCATACGCCTGTCGGCAGTGGTGTCGAGGTCTCTCTAACTAGGTCCGGTGAACAGATAAAGATTGAGGTTCGAGATTTTGGCAGCGGTGCGGATGAGGCGATACTGGCGAAACTGTTCGAGCCATTTGTGCGTGGCTCAGAGGCGCGTGAACGGCACTCTGGAAGCTCAGGTTATGGGCTTGGACTGGCCATCGCCAGAGATGCCATTGAACTCCACGATGGCGACATAAGTGCAGCCAACCACAAAGAGAGCGGACTGATCATCACCATCGCGCTGCCGTGTTTGGATCAGTGA
- a CDS encoding response regulator transcription factor: protein MAILMVDDDVELCELMQRFLAGEGFELACAHDGNSGLEQVRANDFELLILDIMMPGKNGMDVLRELRGFSQVPVIMLTGRGEEVDRIIGLELGADDYLPKPCNPRELAARIRAILRRTEQQPEQRSHTTSRFGNIEWQPQSRTLSESGVALDLTATEYNILVALMEKAGEVVSKQELSKIALSKHYGPFDRTLDVHIGHLRKKLSPLANDEPRIKTVRGVGWLFVPVE from the coding sequence ATGGCTATTCTGATGGTTGATGACGATGTCGAACTGTGCGAACTGATGCAACGGTTCCTTGCCGGTGAGGGATTTGAACTGGCCTGCGCCCACGATGGCAACAGCGGCCTTGAACAGGTCAGAGCAAACGATTTTGAACTGCTGATTCTAGATATCATGATGCCGGGTAAAAATGGCATGGATGTGCTGCGCGAACTGCGCGGCTTCAGCCAGGTCCCGGTAATCATGCTGACCGGCCGGGGCGAGGAGGTGGATCGCATCATCGGCCTAGAACTCGGAGCGGACGACTACCTTCCCAAACCATGCAATCCGCGTGAACTGGCAGCCAGAATACGGGCCATATTGCGCAGAACCGAACAGCAGCCCGAACAGAGGAGCCATACAACCAGCCGTTTCGGCAATATCGAATGGCAACCGCAATCCCGCACCCTTTCAGAGTCCGGTGTCGCACTGGACCTGACCGCCACCGAGTACAACATCCTCGTGGCACTGATGGAGAAGGCCGGTGAAGTGGTCTCGAAACAGGAGCTGAGCAAGATAGCCCTGAGTAAGCACTATGGACCATTCGACCGCACGCTCGATGTTCATATCGGCCATCTTCGTAAAAAGCTTTCACCACTGGCCAATGACGAACCACGCATCAAAACCGTACGTGGTGTCGGCTGGCTGTTTGTCCCCGTTGAATAG
- a CDS encoding Spy/CpxP family protein refolding chaperone codes for MNEQKVIKRESGLKTVVFFVIASALFITGANMAYAFGGHGSEKNMERHSQRIAEKLNLSDSQRDQFKQIHEQGRAEAKGIHEAMQKNREALQNLDPSAKNYVKQVAVLANEKAELVKQMVTHKSEIRAEVHAMLTPEQREKTKAMKMERKGKGKRSGDGPRGKGDCKNR; via the coding sequence ATGAATGAGCAGAAAGTAATCAAAAGAGAGAGTGGCCTGAAAACTGTTGTGTTCTTCGTGATTGCATCGGCCCTGTTTATTACCGGTGCCAATATGGCTTATGCATTCGGTGGTCATGGCAGTGAAAAAAACATGGAGCGCCATTCACAACGAATCGCTGAAAAACTGAACCTTAGCGATAGCCAGCGTGATCAGTTCAAACAGATTCACGAGCAGGGACGTGCCGAAGCCAAGGGTATTCACGAAGCAATGCAGAAAAATCGTGAGGCACTGCAAAACCTTGACCCATCTGCCAAGAATTATGTCAAACAGGTGGCCGTACTAGCCAATGAAAAGGCGGAGCTGGTTAAGCAGATGGTGACCCACAAGAGTGAGATTCGTGCCGAAGTGCATGCGATGCTGACACCTGAACAGCGCGAAAAAACCAAAGCGATGAAGATGGAGCGCAAGGGTAAAGGAAAACGCTCCGGTGATGGCCCGAGAGGCAAAGGCGACTGTAAGAACCGTTAA
- a CDS encoding ATP-binding cassette domain-containing protein: MTLNHLDKAFGSQVLLDDISLSIGRGVRIGLIGRNGEGKSTLLKIMAGLIEPDHGDVTCRSGTRVAYLPQAPHFDAGFSVFHVVAEGLGDVARTLELYHETLKLLESDSSEVLLRKVDKLQGELERTGAWQLHNRIETAISKLKLDADRDVGELSGGWLRRVALARAVVSEPDVLLLDEPTNHLDIASIEWLEDFVASFPGSVLFITHDRYFLDAVAEEIIELDRGHLTHFPCSYAEYLEKKSELLSQEESTHRKFDKLLAGEERWIRQGIPARRTRNEGRARALEDLRKQRASRRMRGGDVDLRVSSGIKPGKMLMEAVEVSHAFGETLICEKFSHKIMAGDRVGLIGPNGVGKTTLLRILLGEMNADAGRVRHGVRLAPAFLTQMRELNPETRIKDVLLPQGGNYVHIGGHEPRHIVSYMQDFLFDKERLNSRVAALSGGERGRLMLAKLLLEPANLLVLDEPTNDLDIGTLSVLEQALARYDGTVILVSHDRAFMDRVASRVLAFEGDGIIIPIEGGYSDYQAWKTRQLEKAQQQAEEEKKRTPVQTAPKTAKKLNKLSYKEQRELDGLPLEIEVMEKEKGEIEVRFCEPDYFSSNPEGFQNDQARLNELESKLELAYARWEELEAKQEELAG, translated from the coding sequence ATGACCCTCAACCATCTTGATAAAGCCTTCGGATCACAGGTGCTGTTAGATGACATCAGCCTGAGTATCGGGCGCGGTGTGCGCATCGGGCTGATCGGCCGCAATGGTGAGGGTAAATCGACCCTGCTCAAGATTATGGCGGGCCTCATCGAGCCGGATCACGGTGACGTGACGTGCCGATCGGGCACAAGAGTTGCCTATCTGCCGCAGGCGCCCCATTTTGATGCTGGATTCAGTGTGTTCCATGTTGTGGCCGAGGGACTTGGTGATGTGGCACGAACGCTTGAGTTGTATCACGAGACGTTGAAGCTGCTTGAGAGTGATAGCTCGGAAGTCCTGCTGCGTAAGGTGGATAAGCTTCAGGGCGAGTTGGAGAGAACCGGAGCCTGGCAGTTGCATAACCGAATCGAGACGGCGATATCTAAGCTGAAGCTGGATGCCGATCGCGATGTGGGCGAACTCTCCGGTGGCTGGCTGCGTCGTGTGGCATTGGCGCGTGCAGTGGTCTCTGAGCCGGATGTGCTGCTGCTCGATGAGCCGACCAACCATCTCGATATTGCATCGATCGAATGGTTGGAAGATTTTGTCGCCTCCTTTCCGGGATCTGTTCTGTTTATTACCCATGATCGTTATTTCCTCGACGCTGTAGCAGAGGAGATTATTGAACTTGATCGTGGGCACCTGACTCATTTCCCCTGCTCCTATGCTGAATATCTGGAGAAGAAATCAGAGTTGTTATCTCAGGAGGAGAGCACTCATCGTAAGTTCGACAAGTTGCTGGCTGGTGAAGAGCGCTGGATCCGGCAGGGAATTCCAGCCCGGCGCACGAGAAATGAGGGGCGGGCACGGGCCCTGGAGGATCTGAGAAAGCAGCGGGCAAGCCGACGCATGCGCGGAGGTGATGTCGATCTGCGTGTATCTTCCGGCATTAAGCCCGGCAAGATGTTGATGGAGGCGGTTGAGGTCTCGCATGCCTTCGGTGAGACACTGATATGTGAGAAATTTAGTCACAAGATTATGGCGGGTGACCGGGTGGGTTTGATTGGCCCCAACGGTGTTGGTAAAACGACCCTGCTCAGGATTCTTCTCGGCGAGATGAATGCCGATGCTGGCCGGGTACGCCACGGCGTGCGGTTGGCTCCTGCCTTCTTGACCCAGATGCGCGAACTGAATCCGGAAACCAGAATTAAGGATGTACTGCTTCCGCAGGGTGGCAACTATGTGCATATCGGTGGCCACGAGCCCCGCCACATTGTCAGCTATATGCAGGACTTTCTGTTTGATAAAGAGAGGTTGAATTCGCGTGTAGCTGCGCTTTCCGGTGGTGAGCGTGGACGATTGATGCTGGCGAAACTACTACTGGAACCCGCCAATCTTCTGGTGCTTGATGAGCCGACCAATGATCTCGATATAGGCACACTTAGCGTACTGGAGCAGGCGTTAGCCCGTTATGACGGCACCGTGATTTTGGTTTCCCATGATCGTGCTTTTATGGATCGCGTTGCTTCGCGTGTGCTGGCCTTTGAAGGTGATGGCATCATCATTCCGATTGAGGGTGGTTATTCCGATTATCAGGCCTGGAAAACGCGGCAGCTGGAGAAGGCACAGCAGCAGGCAGAGGAAGAGAAGAAGCGGACGCCGGTGCAAACTGCTCCGAAAACAGCGAAAAAATTAAATAAGCTCTCCTACAAAGAGCAGCGTGAACTGGATGGGCTGCCGCTGGAGATTGAGGTTATGGAAAAAGAGAAGGGTGAGATTGAGGTCCGTTTCTGTGAGCCTGACTATTTCAGCAGCAACCCTGAAGGTTTCCAGAATGACCAGGCACGTTTGAATGAACTGGAGTCTAAGCTTGAGCTGGCTTACGCACGCTGGGAAGAGCTCGAAGCCAAACAGGAAGAGCTAGCCGGATAA